The Sulfurospirillum diekertiae genomic sequence AAACCCTTATCTCATGGCGCAGGCTCTAAGACCTTAGCATGTACAGAGGGTTAAACGTGTATATCGTGTCGTTACCATAACATTTAATGAAATTTTAAAAAAAAGGATTAAAGATGGTTGACGAGGAGAATCTTACAAGTATGTACGATCTTGAGGCGTTTTTGCGCTCTATTCATCCGTTTCAACTGCTTTCCAAAACCGAGATTGCTAAAGCCATTGGTGCGATGAATATCGCTTACTATAAAAAAGAGACATTGCTGCTTTCTCCTTCAAAACCAGCTGAATTTTTATACATTATTATCAAAGGCGAAGTAGGGGAGTTTCATGAAGAAGAATTGCTCAAAGTGTACAGTAAATCTAACTCATTTGATGCGGATGCCCTCATTTATAACAAAAGTGAGAGCAGTTTTAAAGTTTTAGAAGAGCTTATCTGCTATGAGCTAAAAAAAGCCGATTTTCTCGCTTTACTTGATTCCAACGCAGCCTTTAAAGCCTACTTCATCCAAGACCTTGCTAACAAAATTCAATCCGCCAAAGCCAAAGAGTACACCACGGAACTTTCAGGGTTTATGATGGCACGCGTGCAAGACAGCTATTTGCATGTGCCAACGATTGTGGAAAAAGAGTGCTCTATCATCGAGGCACTTCATCAAATGGAGGCAACAAAAAGCAGTTGTATCATCGTTCGCAATGGCGAGGGATATGAGTATGGTATTGTGACTGACAGCATTGTGCGCCGTCATGTACTTTTTGAGGAGTATGATAAACATGCCGCCATTGGTCCTATTGCGCTTCACCCCATTATCACCATCGAAGCGGATGACTACCTTTTTAACGCACTTCTTTCGTTTACGAAACACTCTATCAAACGTCTTATCGTCACGCGCGATGGTGAGATTATCGGCATTTTGGAACAATTGGATCTGCTCAGTTATTTTGCCAATCACACCTATCTCGTTGCTGTTCAAATCCGAAAAGCGACTACCGTCGAAGAGCTCAAACAAGCCAGTTTTGATCTGATGAGCATCGTGAAAAAGTTACATGTCAAAGGAACCAAGGTTGATTATATTGCCAAGCTGATTTCGGAGATTAACGAGAAGATTTATGAAAAACTCTATGGCATGATCGTTCCACCTGAGCTTGCCCAAAAAGCGTGTTTGGTGGTGATGGGCAGTGAAGGGCGCAAGGAGCAGCTTCTTAAAACTGACCAAGACAATGCGTTGATCATTGACGATAATGTCAATGAAAGCCTTTATATTCCCTACATGCGGCGTTTTACTGAAACACTCATCGATTTTGGTTTCCCTCGTTGCGAGGGTAACATTATGGTTTCCAATCCGTATTGGTGTAAACATTGGAGTGCTTACCAAAAAGAGATCATGCGTTGGTTTGATACGCCAAGCATGGAAGATGTGATGAATCTTGCGATCTTTTTCGATGCAATTCCTGTGGCAGGCGATGCGTCGATGTTACATAAACTTAAAAATGAAATCTTTGAACATGTTGAAGAGCAGAGTCCTTTTTTAGCCAATTTTGCAAAAGCGGCAACGGCATTTGAAACGCCCATTGGTATGTTTACCAATCTGATCGCTCAAAATCATAAAATTGATGTCAAAAAAGGGGGCATTTTCCCCATCGTTCAAGGTGTGCGCGCTCTCGCATTGGAGCATAAGATCGAAGTGACCGACACGCTTACTCGCATAAAGAAGCTTGCAAAGATGGACGTTATAGACAATGATTTTGCAGGCGCACTCATCGAAGCGTTTGATACTCTTTTGAATTTGCGTTTAAAAGAGCGTTTGAGCTTGGGTGAAGACAAGGGGCTGGATAACTTCGTGAACATCGAAAATCTCAACCAATTGGAGCTAGAGCTTCTCAAAGACAGCTTCAAAATCGTCAATAAATTTAAGAAATTTTTGACGTACCATTTTAAACTTTCCATGGTGAGCTAGTATGTTCGCCTCTTTTTTTGCGAAACGCAATGCCCAAAATCTTAAAGATGAACAGTACCGTTTTTTATTTGAGGAAGCGCCCGTTGATGAAGTCGTGGTATTTGACACCGAAACAACAGGGCTCAGTCCCAAAAAAGATGAGATCCTCTCCATCGGTGCGGTGAAGATCAGAGGCAATAAAATCTTGATGTCCGAAAAGTTTGAGCTCTTCATTAAACCCAGTCGGGAGATCAACGAAAAAAGCATTAAGATTCATCAAATCCGTAATGTCGATTTGGAAAATGGCATCGACCCCCACAAGGCAATTGTGCAGTTTTTACACTTCATCGGTTCGCGCCCACTGGTCGGCTACTACCTTGAGTTTGACATCAAAATGATGAACACCTACGTCAAACCGTGGCTTGGAATCAACCTCCCCAACCCCCAAATCGAAGTCTCAGGACTCTACCACGACAAAAAGATCAAATTCATCCCCGATGGCGTGATAGACCTACGTTTTGATGTCATGATGAACGACCTAGGCTTGCCCATCTTCGGGAAACACGACGCGCTCAATGATGCTATGATGACGGCAATGATGTATATAAAACTTCGAAATATTGAGAAGGTGTAGGGACGTTTTTTGCTTTATATGTAAAGCTATTGAGGTGTCTTACATATGCCAAAAGTTAAAAGTTTGGTTCTCCAATTCAGAGTTACTCTATATGAGACCCTTACACAAATGCTTTATTTACACACTTATTGCTTTCACATGAGAACGAAGTAAATAAATTTGGGTTATGCTATTTTCATGTTGCGAACTTGATGTAAAATAGAGCGATAATATATTTGAGACAAAGTAATTTTGCAATAAGTATACTGGTTTTATAGGGTTAAATTAACTCATTTAGTTGGTCAATTATAAGTAACTAAAATCAACATATGTTGATATGTAAAGGATGTTATGATGCAAAATGAATCGACAAAACCCACATCGGGTATGGGCTTTTTTGAGCGTTATCTTACTGTATGGGTGGCTTTGTGTATTGTAGCAGGTGTGGCTATCGGTCAGTTTTTCCCCGTTGTTCCAAAAACCTTGAGCCGTTTTGAATATGCGCATGTCTCTGTTCCTATAGCCATTCTCATTTGGCTGATGATTTACCCGATGATGCTCAAAATTGACTTTGCAAGTATTTTGGATGCCGGTAAAAAACCTAAAGGGTTGTGTATTACGTGTACGGTCAATTGGTTGATTAAACCTTTTACGATGTATCTTATCGCAGCTTTCTTTTTTAAAGTTCTGTTTGTAAACTTTTTGCCTGAAAATCTCGCGAATGAATACTTAGCCGGTGCGATCTTACTAGGGGCAGCACCTTGTACGGCGATGGTGTTTGTATGGAGTCATCTTACCAAAGGCGATGCTGCTTATACTTTGATACAAGTGGCGGTCAATGACCTGATTTTACTGATTGCATTTACGCCCATTGTGGCTTTTTTACTCGGTGTGAGCAATGTCATTGTCCCTTATGACACTCTGTTCTTATCGGTTGTTTTGTTTGTAGTTATACCCTTATTGAGTGGGTATCTCTCAAGACGATACATCATCAAGCACAAAGGGCTTAGTTACTTTGAAAATGTGTTTATTAAAAAATTTGACAACACTACTATTTTAGGGCTTTTGTTGACACTTATTATTATTTTTACCTTTCAAGGCGATATCATTCTTAACAATCCTTTACATGTACTCCTCATTGCAATTCCTCTTACTATTCAAACTTTTTTTATTTTTTACATCTCATATGGTTGGGCACGTCTGTGGAAGCTTCCTCATAACATTGCTGCACCTGCTGGGATGATCGGGGCGAGTAACTTTTTTGAATTGGCCGTGGCTGTTGCCATCACGCTCTTTGGCTTACAATCAGGTGCGACGCTAGCAACGGTGGTGGGCGTGCTTGTGGAAGTGCCTGTCATGTTGGCATTGGTACGCATTGCGAACAACACAAAACATTGGTTTGAAATGTAAGAAGAAAACGTTTGCCACGAGAGGAGAAAACCCTCTCGTGTTAAGCTTTAACGCGCTAAATGCACGGCTTTAATCATGTTGGCTAAAGCCGCTTTTGTCTCACTCCAACCTCTGGTTTTTAGCCCGCAATCAGGGTTAATCCAGAGTTGCTCTTTAGGAAGCACATGCAAGAACGCTTTGATCTGCTCGCTCATCTCCTCCACACTTGGAACGCGAGGCGAATGAATGTCATAAACACCTGGTCCAATTTGCGCTTTGTAATTTGCTTTTTGAAAGACTTTGAGCAGTTTATTGCCACTGCGTGAAGTTTCGATGGTGATGACATCGGCATCCATACGCTCTATCGTGTCGATGATGTCGTTAAAGTTGCTGTAACACATGTGCGTGTGAATCTGTGTTTGATCCCATGCGATCCCAATCGAAGCTTTGAAACTCTCTACCGCCCATTTTTCATAGGCTTTGATCTTCTCTTCCCTTAAAGGATAACCTTCTTTGAACGCCGCTTCATCCACTTGAATGATCTTGATGTCGTGACGTTGAAGCTCATCGACCTCTTCGGCAATAGCACGCGCGACTTCAAAAGCCACTTCGCTTTTAGGAATGTCATTGCGTACAAATGACCAGTTGAGAATGGTTACAGGCCCTGTGAGCATGCCTTTCATCGGCTTGTCGGTCAAGCTTTGCGCATAAACGCTCCAATCAACGCTGAGGGGTTGTTTACGGCTCACACTACCATAAAGAAGAGGTGGTTTGACACAACGACTGCCATAGCTTTGAACCCAACCATTTTCACTAAAGGCAAAGCCCTCTAAGAGTTCACCAAAGTATTCGACCATGTCGTTGCGCTCAAACTCGCCATGCACCAGTACATCAAGCCCTAACGCTTCTTGAAGCTCAACGCATTTTTTGATGGACTCTTTTAAAGAGGCTTCGTAAGCTTCTCGCGTAATCTCACCTTTTTTAAAGGCATTGCGCACCGCTCTGGTCTCTTTGGTTTGCGGAAATGAGCCGATGGTGGTGGTGGGGAAAAGTGGCAAATTCAGCGCTTTTTGTTGTAAGGCAAAACGGGTAGTATAAGATGATCTGGTGTAGGCAATGGCACTGCTTTTAACCGACGGTGCTTTTTGAGTGCAAGCACTCGCTTCAGGTTTTTCTTGTTTCTCCCAAAGTGTGTTGATTTGCTCCAATTCTACTAGTTTTTCAAGGGCAAAGCTGAGGCGACTTTTGACTTCGGGGGCTAATTTTTCTTCAAACTGCGTTGAAAAAGGTACATGTAAAAGCGAGCATGACGTTGAAATGATGATTTGCTGAGCATCGATTTTTTCGCTGATTTTTTCGAGTAAGTTGTATGTTTTTGAAACATTATTTTTCCACACATTTCGCCCATCAATGACACCAGCGATGAGCATTTTGCCGTTTACATGTAAAAGGGCATCAAGGTTCTCTTCTCCATACACAAAATCAAGTCCGATTCCCCAAATAGGGCAATTTCCCAAGATTTCCACCGCTTCATTGGCACGATCAAAATAGGTGACAACAGCGATTTTTAGATTGGGACTTACTACGCCTAAACGCTCATACGCAATCTTTAAAAGACTGAGAAATTTTGGCTCTAAGGTTTTGGCAAACAGAGGCTCATCAAACTGTACGACGATGTTTTCGCCTAAACTTGAAATGGCATAAAGCACTTTAGCATAGGCTGTCACCACAGCATCAAAAAGGTTGAAAAGATCGCTTCCATCGACAGCGTTGGAAAGGAAAATAAAGGTAAGTGGTCCTACAAGGTTTATTTTTGGATGAACTCCTTGCGCTTTGGCTTCTATAAACTCTTCCGCGATTTTAGAAATGTTCACATGGGAGAAGTTCATATTCGCATGAAGTTCTGGGACGATGTAGTGGTAGTTGGTATTAAACCATTTGGTCATCTCCATTGCGGCATGGTCATCGTCACCTCGTGCCATGGCGAAGTAGCGATCTGTTTTATCGTCAATGTTTTCAAAGCGTGGAGGAATGGCTCCGAGCATAACGGTGGTATCGAGCATGATGTCATACAAACTAAAATCATTGCACGAAATAAAGTCGATATGACGCTCTTTTTGGTAGTTCCAATGGCGATTTCGAAGCGTTTTTGCAACCGCTTTGAGCGCTTCAAAATCAGTTTTTCCTGCCCAATATTCTTCTAGGGCAAATTTGAGTTCACGTTTTTCCCCAATGCGAGGAAACCCTGTAACGTAGGTTTGTGACATAGTTTTAAGTCCTTTTTCATCTTCATAATTTTTAAATAGATTCTGCCAACAACGTTGGCAAGCTTGGGTGCCATAGTGGCTAACGTAGTCGAACGAGCTTTGCTTGTTTGACGTATAAAAGATGAAAAGAGTGGAGGATGAACACCGGTTCGGCGGAAGCTAAAATAACGGGAGTGGCAGTTGCATTTGCGTCTTTTTTTGGCACGCTTAATGGCAGAGTGTGCGCGCTTGGCAAAAAGCCTGCTGCATTTGCAAAGTCTGGGACGATAGGATGAGACAAATCCGAGAAGGGTAGTGTCAAGTGGCGGTGGATCGTCTTCCACCTCTTCAGATGAGCAGGTATCGGCAAAGAGGCGTGTGGTATGCAATAGGCGTGCGTGTTGGCGCTTAGTTGTGTATGCGATCGTCGAAGCTTGAATTGAAGCGAGTGTAAAGTAACCCTTTTTGCCAAAGCCCAGAGGCAGTCTCACGTGATGCGCGTCCTTAAAGTTGATGGCGGCATTATAGCACAACACGTTACATGTAAAAAATATTTACCAAAGTGAGATAAAATAGAGCTATCAATTTTTAAAGGAGACGATGAATGGAAGTAGTAAAAACCGTTGTCTTATTGATCTTAATGACACTGTTGTTTGTGTGGGTTGGTGGTATGATGGGCGGAACGCAAGGGATGATGATCGCATTGGTACTCGCGGGCGTCATGAACTTTGTGAGCTATTTTTACTCCGACACTTTGGTGCTTCGTCATTACAATGCGCTGCCTGTTACGCGCCAAGAAGCGGGTGGGTTGTATAACATCGTTGAGCGTTTAAGTCAAAAAGCTACTCTGCCGTTGCCTCAAATTTACATCATCCCCGATTCCATTCCCAATGCCTTTGCCACAGGGCGCAATCCTTCTCACGCGGCTGTCGCAGTGACCGAGGGACTTTTACAACTTTTGGACGATGAGGAAGTTGAAGCTGTTTTGGCGCATGAGCTGAGTCATGTGCGACATTATGATATTTTAGTGGGAACGATTGCGGCAACGATTGCGGGTGCGATTGGGGTCATTGCCAATATGATGCAGTTTGGTGCAATGTTCGGAGGAGATAGAGAAAATCGTCCCAATCCTATTGTGATGATCGCCCTTGCCATCATCTTACCGCTTGCAGCGGCAGTGATTCAGATGGCAATCAGCCGTAACCGCGAATACATGGCAGATGAAGGTTCAGCTCGTTTAACAGCGCATCCTGAATGGTTGCAAAGCGCACTGGCCAAACTTTCCAACTACAACCGCCAAGGCATGGTGCATGACGCCACACCTGAGAGTGCGCATATGTTTATCATCAACCCTTTTTCAGGCAAAGATATTTCGTTTGCGTCACTCTTTTCAACGCACCCTTCCACCGAAGATCGCATTGCACGACTCGAAGAGCTCAAATTTGAGCTAAAATAACAAACGGATTACACGTTGGTAAGAAGTTTTTCTGCCTCGAAGGAGGCAATCTTCAGTGCCACAGCGGCTTAGCGTAGCTTTTTGGGCTTTGCTCAAAAGGCATGAAAAGAGCTTGGTAAGAGCTCTCTATATTTTACATGTAAAGGATTTTAGATGAAACGCTCTTTAAATGAAATTCCAAGCACGCCACTTCAAGCAGGTGAGGGTGCGAGTATGCAAATGCTGATTGCGCCAAGTGTTGAAACAAACTTTGCAATGCGCAAATTTGTCATTAAAAAAGATGGACATATGCCTTTTCATACCAATACGGTTGAACATGAGCAGTATGTTTTAAAAGGCAAGGCGCGCGTTCGCTTGGGCGATGAGAGTTTTATCGCGGTCAAAGATGATATTTTGTTTATCCCCGCAGGCGTGGCACATTCGTACCAAGTGATTGGTGATGAAGATTATGAATTTTTGTGTTTAGTGCCTAATAGTGAAGATAAAATTGAGATGGTTAATGCCGGCGGTCAAGGTTGCGGTTGTTAATGAAATAAGCCTCTTTTGAGGCTTATTCGGTACGACGTAATTGTTCTAAAAATGTCAAACCTTCTTCCCAAAGTCCAAGGTTACTGGCGGTGTTGATATGCCCTTTTTCACCTACATTGACCAAAGAACTTCCCCATGCATCTGCAATGTGTTTTGAATACGCCAAGCTTGCATAAGGGTCATTGCTACTTGCAACAATAATACTTGGAAATAGAAAGGGTTGAAGCGGTGTATGTTCAAAGCCTTCTGCAATGGTCGGGAAAGTCGGTTCTTTTGGGTCAGGTGGCGCTACGATCAATGCTCCTTTTATGGGTGAATGATGTGCCATTGATGCCCAGTGTGCAACGACTAAACACCCAATACTGTGTGAAACAATGATAACATCTTTACCTGCATTTTTAACGGCGATTTCGATGTTTTTAGCCCATTCATTACAGACAGGATGATCCCAATCGTTTTGCTCGATACGTTTTAAAAATCGGTATGATTTTTTTTCCCAATAGGTTTGCCAGTGCGTTTTCGCCTGATCCTTGATAGCCTGGTAATATTAACACGGATGTTGCCATAAATCCCTCATTTTATCAAAATAAAAAATTTATTGTAATCTAGCATGACTTAATTAAGAGTGAGTAGGTTATGATAATACCTAAAAGTAAGGAGGATTCATGCGTCTTGATTCAAAGCAAACAGCTATGCTACTGGTGGATGTTCAAGAACGCCTTTTTGCACATATTCATAATCACGAGCTGATTGAAAAACATCTTCTTGTACTCCTAAAGGGGCTTAAAACCTTAGAAATTCCCATTTTATGCAATCAACAATACACGAAGGGTCTTGGTCAAACCATCTCCTCAGTGCACTCTCTTTTGGGTAAAACGACAATATATGAAAAGTGCACTTTTAGCTGTTATCAAAACAGTGAAGTCACAGAGGCGTTGGAAGCATTACATGTAAAGTGTGTGATTGTTGCAGGCGTTGAGAGTCATGTGTGTGTTTTACAAAGTGTGTGTGATCTTTTAGATGCAGGGTTTGAGGTGATCGTATGTGCCGATGCCATGGGCTCGCGAAAAGCGTATGATCATGAAATGGCACTGCGTCGTATGGAACAAGAAGGGGCAAGCCTTGCTACTACGGAGTCTCTTTTGTTTGAACTACTGCAAAGTGCCCTTCATCCGCAGTTTAAAGAGGTCAGTGCCCTTGTAAAAACACTGTAAATCGTTTTACATGTAAAGAAGTTTAGGGCTTCTTTACATAGTAAGAGAGGCGATTGTCCGTATGTTTGATAAAATAGTTATTCTCAGGTATGATGTCCGCATGTCCTAAAAAGAGCTTACCTTCTGGCTTAAGAAGCGTGGCAAAGCGCTCAATGGTTTTAAGGCGAAAGTCATCATCAAAGTAGATGAGCATATTGCGGGAAAAGATAATGTCATACTTTCCTAATGCGAGAAATTCATGCTCAAAAATATTGACTTTCGTAAATGAAATAGAGGTGAAATATTCCCGTTTAACACGAT encodes the following:
- a CDS encoding putative nucleotidyltransferase substrate binding domain-containing protein, whose translation is MVDEENLTSMYDLEAFLRSIHPFQLLSKTEIAKAIGAMNIAYYKKETLLLSPSKPAEFLYIIIKGEVGEFHEEELLKVYSKSNSFDADALIYNKSESSFKVLEELICYELKKADFLALLDSNAAFKAYFIQDLANKIQSAKAKEYTTELSGFMMARVQDSYLHVPTIVEKECSIIEALHQMEATKSSCIIVRNGEGYEYGIVTDSIVRRHVLFEEYDKHAAIGPIALHPIITIEADDYLFNALLSFTKHSIKRLIVTRDGEIIGILEQLDLLSYFANHTYLVAVQIRKATTVEELKQASFDLMSIVKKLHVKGTKVDYIAKLISEINEKIYEKLYGMIVPPELAQKACLVVMGSEGRKEQLLKTDQDNALIIDDNVNESLYIPYMRRFTETLIDFGFPRCEGNIMVSNPYWCKHWSAYQKEIMRWFDTPSMEDVMNLAIFFDAIPVAGDASMLHKLKNEIFEHVEEQSPFLANFAKAATAFETPIGMFTNLIAQNHKIDVKKGGIFPIVQGVRALALEHKIEVTDTLTRIKKLAKMDVIDNDFAGALIEAFDTLLNLRLKERLSLGEDKGLDNFVNIENLNQLELELLKDSFKIVNKFKKFLTYHFKLSMVS
- a CDS encoding 3'-5' exonuclease, which gives rise to MFASFFAKRNAQNLKDEQYRFLFEEAPVDEVVVFDTETTGLSPKKDEILSIGAVKIRGNKILMSEKFELFIKPSREINEKSIKIHQIRNVDLENGIDPHKAIVQFLHFIGSRPLVGYYLEFDIKMMNTYVKPWLGINLPNPQIEVSGLYHDKKIKFIPDGVIDLRFDVMMNDLGLPIFGKHDALNDAMMTAMMYIKLRNIEKV
- the arsB gene encoding ACR3 family arsenite efflux transporter, which encodes MQNESTKPTSGMGFFERYLTVWVALCIVAGVAIGQFFPVVPKTLSRFEYAHVSVPIAILIWLMIYPMMLKIDFASILDAGKKPKGLCITCTVNWLIKPFTMYLIAAFFFKVLFVNFLPENLANEYLAGAILLGAAPCTAMVFVWSHLTKGDAAYTLIQVAVNDLILLIAFTPIVAFLLGVSNVIVPYDTLFLSVVLFVVIPLLSGYLSRRYIIKHKGLSYFENVFIKKFDNTTILGLLLTLIIIFTFQGDIILNNPLHVLLIAIPLTIQTFFIFYISYGWARLWKLPHNIAAPAGMIGASNFFELAVAVAITLFGLQSGATLATVVGVLVEVPVMLALVRIANNTKHWFEM
- the metE gene encoding 5-methyltetrahydropteroyltriglutamate--homocysteine S-methyltransferase; this encodes MSQTYVTGFPRIGEKRELKFALEEYWAGKTDFEALKAVAKTLRNRHWNYQKERHIDFISCNDFSLYDIMLDTTVMLGAIPPRFENIDDKTDRYFAMARGDDDHAAMEMTKWFNTNYHYIVPELHANMNFSHVNISKIAEEFIEAKAQGVHPKINLVGPLTFIFLSNAVDGSDLFNLFDAVVTAYAKVLYAISSLGENIVVQFDEPLFAKTLEPKFLSLLKIAYERLGVVSPNLKIAVVTYFDRANEAVEILGNCPIWGIGLDFVYGEENLDALLHVNGKMLIAGVIDGRNVWKNNVSKTYNLLEKISEKIDAQQIIISTSCSLLHVPFSTQFEEKLAPEVKSRLSFALEKLVELEQINTLWEKQEKPEASACTQKAPSVKSSAIAYTRSSYTTRFALQQKALNLPLFPTTTIGSFPQTKETRAVRNAFKKGEITREAYEASLKESIKKCVELQEALGLDVLVHGEFERNDMVEYFGELLEGFAFSENGWVQSYGSRCVKPPLLYGSVSRKQPLSVDWSVYAQSLTDKPMKGMLTGPVTILNWSFVRNDIPKSEVAFEVARAIAEEVDELQRHDIKIIQVDEAAFKEGYPLREEKIKAYEKWAVESFKASIGIAWDQTQIHTHMCYSNFNDIIDTIERMDADVITIETSRSGNKLLKVFQKANYKAQIGPGVYDIHSPRVPSVEEMSEQIKAFLHVLPKEQLWINPDCGLKTRGWSETKAALANMIKAVHLAR
- the htpX gene encoding zinc metalloprotease HtpX is translated as MEVVKTVVLLILMTLLFVWVGGMMGGTQGMMIALVLAGVMNFVSYFYSDTLVLRHYNALPVTRQEAGGLYNIVERLSQKATLPLPQIYIIPDSIPNAFATGRNPSHAAVAVTEGLLQLLDDEEVEAVLAHELSHVRHYDILVGTIAATIAGAIGVIANMMQFGAMFGGDRENRPNPIVMIALAIILPLAAAVIQMAISRNREYMADEGSARLTAHPEWLQSALAKLSNYNRQGMVHDATPESAHMFIINPFSGKDISFASLFSTHPSTEDRIARLEELKFELK
- a CDS encoding cupin domain-containing protein, which encodes MKRSLNEIPSTPLQAGEGASMQMLIAPSVETNFAMRKFVIKKDGHMPFHTNTVEHEQYVLKGKARVRLGDESFIAVKDDILFIPAGVAHSYQVIGDEDYEFLCLVPNSEDKIEMVNAGGQGCGC
- a CDS encoding RBBP9/YdeN family alpha/beta hydrolase; amino-acid sequence: MKDQAKTHWQTYWEKKSYRFLKRIEQNDWDHPVCNEWAKNIEIAVKNAGKDVIIVSHSIGCLVVAHWASMAHHSPIKGALIVAPPDPKEPTFPTIAEGFEHTPLQPFLFPSIIVASSNDPYASLAYSKHIADAWGSSLVNVGEKGHINTASNLGLWEEGLTFLEQLRRTE
- a CDS encoding isochorismatase family protein, translating into MRLDSKQTAMLLVDVQERLFAHIHNHELIEKHLLVLLKGLKTLEIPILCNQQYTKGLGQTISSVHSLLGKTTIYEKCTFSCYQNSEVTEALEALHVKCVIVAGVESHVCVLQSVCDLLDAGFEVIVCADAMGSRKAYDHEMALRRMEQEGASLATTESLLFELLQSALHPQFKEVSALVKTL